The window AATGATCCGATCGACGCCCAGTCCTGGGGTAGTCCGCCAACGCCTCGTGGATTCTGGGGCGGAGACCTGGTCGGCATCCAGTCCAAGCTCGAGTACCTCGAATCGCTCGGCGTGGATCTGATCTACTTGAATCCCATCTTCCGGTCGCCATCCAATCATCGCTACGACGCCATCGACTACTACCAGGTCGACCCGATGTTGGGTACCAACGGGGATCTCAAAGCGCTCATCGACGGTGCCCACCGGCGCGGCATCCGGGTGATGATCGACGCCTCGTTCAATCATGTACACCCCCAGTTCTTTGCGTTCCAGGACTTGATCGAGAACGGGCCAGATTCGGAGTACGCCGACTGGTTCATTGTCAATGAATGGCCAGTTCACCTCAAACGCAACCAACGAAAGCTGAGCAAGGGAGCCGCCGGGTGGTTGCCAATCTGGGTCGAGCAGACCGGTCTGGCAGTTGTCGACGATCCGCAAGCACCAGCCGGGATCGTTCCGAGCTATGACAGCTGGTACGGAGTAGCGACCATGCCACGGGTCAATCTGGCGAACCCGCAAGCCCGCCAATACATGCTCGATGTCGCCGACTATTGGATTAGGGAGTTCTCGCTCGACGGGTGGAGAATGGACGTCGCCCGATATGTCGACCCGGACTTCTGGAATGACTTTCGTACCGTGGTGAAGGCCGCCAACCCGGAGGCGTTGTTGTTGGCCGAGGTCATGGGTGACGCATCCCGCTGGCTCCAGGGTGATCGATTCGACGCAACGATGAACTACACGTTCCGCGACATCAGTCTGGGATTCTTCGCGCACGATCTTGTCGACGGGGGCGAATTCCTCGACCGGATGGGGACGATGCTGGCCCAGTACGGCCATGCTTCGACCGTGTGCAATCAAAACCTGATCGGCAGCCACGACACCGCCCGGTTTCTTACCGAAGCAGGTGGCGAACGGTGGCGCCTCGATCTGGCCACCGTCTGCCAGTTCACCGTTCCCGGGTCGCCAAGCATCTACTACGGCGACGAGATCGGCCTGGAAGGCGGCAACGACCCTGGGAGCCGCGGCACCTTCCCATGGAGTCCGGACCCGGCCGGCGATCCCACGCATCAACTTATCCAAGGCCTTGCCAACCTCAGAGGAAAACGCCCGGCGTTACGCACTGGGACCTGGCACCCGGGGCCGAGTACCCGCCACATGATCAGCTACGAGCGTCGACAGGACAAAACTCGACTGCTGATCGTGATGAATCGCGGACGCAGCAGGAACCACATCATCAACGACGGATGGAGCAAAGCCATATGGGGCAGCGCCGAAATCTCAAAACAAACAATTACGATTCCCGCCAGACAAGCCGCCATATTGAGCCGCTGATGCGCAAATTCGCACCATGGCTAGCCACGATCATCGTCCTGGCCCTCATCGCTTCGGCGTGCACTCCAAAGAGCGATAAGACCTCGACCACCACCTCAGAGTCACTACCGACCACCCCCGGCGTGGATCCAGCGGTCGCGGTCGATCCAGGTTTCTACCTGAACCTTATGTGGCATCAACACCAACCGCTCTACCCGAAGGACGCGGCCGGCGTCTATTCACGACCCTGGGTGCGGGTTCACGCCACCAAGGACTACTACGACATGGCGTCGACCGTTGCCAAGTACCCGGAGGTCAAGGTCACGTTCAATTTGACGCCGGTGCTCATGCTGCAGCTCGAAGACCTGGCCGCGGGAGCCAAGGACATTTACTGGACGACCTCGGAACTACCAGCGACCAACCTGAACGAAACCGACAAACGGTTCATCGCAGAACGATTCTTCGACGCCAATCCCAAGATCATCGCCCGGTTCCCTCGTTACCAGGAACTGGCCGATGATCGATCCACTTTGGGCATCGATGGTGCCGTGAATCAGTGGGAACCAGCGGATTGGCGTGACCTCCAAATCCTCTTCAATCTGGCGTGGACCGACCTCGACTTTCTTACCGTCTCGCCGCTCGATGAACTCGTTACGAAAGGCCGGGGATTCTCAGAGGAAGACAAGGTCACGTTGTTCGACGAACAGCTGCGAATCATCGGAGAAGTACTCCCCCTCCATCGGGAGCTATGGAGCTCCGGCCAGATCGAAG is drawn from Acidimicrobiia bacterium and contains these coding sequences:
- a CDS encoding alpha-glycosidase, with product MESFDSDLGVYGLPGDVTPFDIRFDPTNRAHLEREGDGSFTIRVWAEPELTDGLFVVRQAGQVTGHPMHRSSKGRRFIYWQVNLAAPEILIEFSFAFRSGAGLPVYRVPAGISSAVERLDRWRLDDSMERFATPAWAHGAVIYQIFPDRFANGDPTNDPIDAQSWGSPPTPRGFWGGDLVGIQSKLEYLESLGVDLIYLNPIFRSPSNHRYDAIDYYQVDPMLGTNGDLKALIDGAHRRGIRVMIDASFNHVHPQFFAFQDLIENGPDSEYADWFIVNEWPVHLKRNQRKLSKGAAGWLPIWVEQTGLAVVDDPQAPAGIVPSYDSWYGVATMPRVNLANPQARQYMLDVADYWIREFSLDGWRMDVARYVDPDFWNDFRTVVKAANPEALLLAEVMGDASRWLQGDRFDATMNYTFRDISLGFFAHDLVDGGEFLDRMGTMLAQYGHASTVCNQNLIGSHDTARFLTEAGGERWRLDLATVCQFTVPGSPSIYYGDEIGLEGGNDPGSRGTFPWSPDPAGDPTHQLIQGLANLRGKRPALRTGTWHPGPSTRHMISYERRQDKTRLLIVMNRGRSRNHIINDGWSKAIWGSAEISKQTITIPARQAAILSR